From a single Daphnia pulex isolate KAP4 chromosome 2, ASM2113471v1 genomic region:
- the LOC124188602 gene encoding NADH dehydrogenase [ubiquinone] 1 alpha subcomplex subunit 7-like encodes MSKVPLRDVTPLLYSIRAFLLGRTHKSQLRSANEMASHDQPPPNLPDGPYQKLSGSYYYTHDARREVQPPTIVAVNSKNSLKLPPKADSKESSVAVKKPIAPGKVFHWD; translated from the exons atgtctaaagtTCCACTTAGAGATGTTACACCTCTCTTGTACTCTATTAGAGCTTTTCTGCTAGGG cGCACTCATAAATCTCAACTACGTTCTGCCAATGAAATGGCATCTCATGACCAACCTCCACCAAATTTGCCCGATGGCCCTTACCAAAAATTGAGTG GGAGTTACTATTACACACATGATGCCCGTCGTGAAGTGCAGCCACCTACTATTGTTGCAGTGAACTCTAAGAATTCTTTGAAGCTTCCACCCAAGGCTGATTCCAA GGAATCTTCTGTTGCAGTAAAGAAGCCTATTGCCCCTGGTAAAGTTTTCCATTGGGATTAA
- the LOC124188601 gene encoding uncharacterized protein LOC124188601 — MKLFCTFGLVAVAIILGTCSALPAHNKLGDVIMENEQVLDPDGPMILRWTIINETSEIEMELQTNCTGWMGFVFGNGIGQPGAIGDGVIGGYNDELGLGYIEDRWLDISVASEIKPGGGEFDDNVNVVLVSATYQEPWSIIRFRRNIDTGDSQDVVIRPGPMLVVWTYADSDNTSIPHDPDTPGASYVTFIAQ, encoded by the exons ATGAAGTTATTCTGCACCTTTGGTTTGGTGGCAGTTGCCATTATCCTTGGAACTTGTTCCGCTCTGCCAGCGCACAACAAACTCGGCGATGTTATTATGGAGAACGAGCAAGTACTAGACCCGGATGGACCAATGATTCTGCGCTGGACGATCATCAACGAAACAAGCGAAATCGAGATGGAACTGCAAACCAACTGTACCGGTTGGATGGGTTTCGTATTTGGAAATGGCATTGGTCAACCAGGAGCCATTGGCGACGGAGTTATTGGTGGATACAATGACGAACTCGGTCTGGGTTACATTGAA GACAGATGGCTCGATATTAGTGTTGCATCGGAAATCAAACCGGGAGGCGGTGAATTTGATGATAATGTCAACGTCGTTTTGGTGAGTGCAACTTACCAAGAACCATGGAGCATTATTCGCTTCCGACGTAATATCGACACCGGAGATTCGCAAGATGTTGTCATCAGG cctGGGCCGATGTTAGTCGTCTGGACTTATGCCGATTCTGATAACACGTCGATTCCTCATGACCCAGATACGCCAGGTGCTTCCTACGTGACATTCATCGCTCAATGA
- the LOC124207871 gene encoding protein rolling stone-like, whose protein sequence is MLKYVAYTICFDFIYIAQQIFYTLRSTQRNQVSGYYLMYRLLVATFFLSTVVFGLSVSKYRNYWLIYLSDIGILLQTLHLVTAAAVPVRLSSLIKKVTHFTIKYDGVDDTLPLLARFSMFLYNVTNVLTLGISFFFWAGIAFIDREPKDTDFLVHGMNSIMSVSDIFISKRPCRLFHFHHSMAVLVPYFLFTVAYWAAGGRNEYGGSYIYPVLNWDNLPLTIPFVMGILTVGVIFFHTLVWTFHLLRDGVISCANKDVGGVELHNNIKHQSLRNNPA, encoded by the exons ATGCTGAAGTACGTTGCCTATactatttgttttgatttcatttacatTGCGCAACAGATTTTCTACACTCTGCGCTCCA CGCAGCGGAATCAAGTGTCCGGGTATTACCTGATGTATCGCTTGTTGGTTGCGACCTTCTTTTTATCGACCGTCGTATTCGGTTTGTCCGTAAGCAAATACCGAAACTACTGGCTCATCTATCTCAGCGATATTGGCATTCTCTTGCAGACCCTGCATTTAGTAACAGCAGCTGCCGTCCCAGTTCGTCTCTCTTCACTCATCAAAAAGGTGACGCATTTTACTATAAAGT ATGATGGTGTCGACGATACTTTGCCACTATTGGCCCGATTCTCGATGTTTCTATACAACGTAACAAACGTCCTCACTTtaggaatttcatttttcttctgggcCGGAATCGCCTTTATAG ACAGAGAACCAAAAGACACTGACTTTCTCGTTCACGGAATGAATAGTATTATGTCAGTCTCTGACATATTTATTAGCAAGAGGCCCTGCCGTCTATTTCACTTTCATCATTCGATGGCTGTTTTAgtcccttattttttgttcaccGTCGCCTATTGGGCAGCGGGAGGTCGCAATGAATACGGCGGCTCCTACATCTACCCGGTCCTCAACTGGGACAATCTTCCTTTGACCATACCGTTCGTGATGGGGATATTGACAGTTGGTGTCATTTTTTTCCACACTCTTGTCTGGACGTTTCACTTGCTGAGAGATGGGGTGATCAGTTGCGCGAATAAAGACGTTGGCGGTGTTGAGTTACACAATAATATTAAGCACCAAAGTCTACGGAATAACCCTGCTTGA
- the LOC124206339 gene encoding protein rolling stone-like gives MEFPIATKNSFQNFGLYHKEPYDFAVFSWQSQRNQVSGYYCIYRFVTAAFYLSNVVFCLTTSKHLDYWFIYLSHIGLLLQTLHLLISAAVPIQFLLISQKDSLNNSNLTFLVRFSWFLYNVTNLLSFGISGVFWTGLSVIEREPKNTDFLIHGINSIVTLCDIFISKRPCRILHFHHSLAVFLPYVTFSIIYWAAGGRRENGIPAIYPVLNWDNLTLTIPFVLAGLTVGVFLGHALVWALHLLRDRVLITCTTKDELVDKGHFQIQSNPGFVPDWILS, from the exons ATGGAATTTCCCATCGCAACAAAGAATTCTTTCCAGAATTTTGGTCTGTACCACAAAGAGCCTTATGACTTTGCTGTTTTTTCA TGGCAATCGCAACGGAACCAAGTTTCCGGCTATTACTGCATTTATCGATTCGTGACGGCGGCTTTCTATTTGTCAAATGTCGTGTTCTGTTTAACTACAAGCAAACATTTGGACTACTGGTTCATCTACCTCAGCCACATCGGACTCCTCCTGCAAACTTTACATTTATTAATTTCGGCCGCTGttccaattcaatttcttttaatttcccaaaaag ATAGTTTGAATAATAGCAACCTTACTTTCTTGGTTCGATTCTCATGGTTCCTGTACAACGTAACAAACTTACTCAGCTTTGGCATTTCGGGAGTCTTCTGGACCGGACTCTCTGTGATAG AAAGAGAGCCAAAGAACACGGATTTCCTCATTCATGGAATTAATAGCATAGTGACGTTATGCGACATATTCATCAGCAAAAGGCCGTGTCGTATACTTCACTTTCACCACTCGTTGGCGGTCTTCTTACCTTACGTCACATTTAGTATCATCTACTGGGCAGCAGGAGGTCGTAGAGAAAATGGCATTCCTGCCATCTACCCCGTCCTCAATTGGGATAACCTCACTTTGACGATTCCGTTTGTCTTGGCCGGTCTGACGGTTGGCGTCTTTCTCGGCCACGCCCTTGTCTGGGCTCTTCATTTACTGAGGGATCGGGTCCTCATCACTTGCACAACTAAAGACGAGCTGGTCGACAAGGGCCATTTCCAAATTCAATCGAACCCTGGCTTTGTCCCAGATTGGATATTATCATAG